AAGCCCACGAGGTGGGTGCCGCCTTCCTTGGTGCGGATGTTGTTGGCAAAGGTAAGGATATTTTCCTTGTAGCCAGCGTTGTACTGCAGGGCGAAATCCACGGTGACGTTGTCCACAAGGCCTTCACCGGAAATAATGGGGTGAATGCCCTGCTCGCCGGAGTTGAGGTCGCCCACAAACTGCCGGATGCCGCCCTCGGCGTGAAAAACGTGCGTCTCGCCTATGCGCTCGTCAATGCACTCGATGGTCAGGCCCTGGTTGAGATAGGCCAGCTCTTCAAAGCGCTTTTTGAGCGTTTCATAGGAATATTCGAAAACCTCAAAAATTTCCTCGTCGGGCTTGAAGCGCACGGTGGTGCCGTGGCCGTCCACGCCCTCGCTGATGACCGTCAGTTCGTCCAGGGGAATGCCGCGTGAATAATGCTGGCGGTAGCGTTTGCCGTCACGGCGCACGGTCACGGTGAGTTCTTCGGAAAGCGCGTTGACGCAGGACACGCCCACGCCGTGCAGACCGCCGGACACCTTGTAGCTGGAGTTGTCAAACTTGCCGCCGGCATGCAGCTTTGTCATGACCACCTGAACAGCGGACACGCCTTCCTTGGGATGGATGTCCACGGGAATGCCGCGTCCGTCGTCGCGCACGGTCACGCTGTTGTCAGCGTGCAGAATGACGGTAACGCGCGTGCAGTAGCCGGCCATGGCTTCGTCAATGGCGTTGTCCACCACTTCGTAAACCAGATGATGCAGGCCGCGCGCGTCCGTGGAGCCAATGTACATGGCCGGGCGCTTGCGCACGGCAGAGAGCCCTTCCAGAATGGTAATGGAAGAGGCGTTGTAGCCGCCGTTACCGGGGGTTTGGGGAGCCATTAAACGTCTTCCTCGCTATAGTAGGTCGTTTCAGAAACCTTCATGGGCATGATGATGACCGTGTAATCGGGGTCGTCAGCGCCACGCACGCCGCAGGGGCCTTCAGCCCCGGTGAGCATCATGTCTATCTTGGCGGAAACAAAGTGTCCGAGCACATCCATAAGGCTGCGCGTGGGAAAGGCTATACGCTTGATATCGCCGCCATAGGCAACTTCAAGGCTTTCATTGGCCGAGCCCACGTCCTGCCCCTGAGCGGAAAGCAGGGCTTCGCTGGCGGAAAGGTCCATATAGGTGCAGCGGTCGCTCTCGGTATTGAAGATAAGTATGCGGCCCAGAGCTTCCATGGCTTCCTTGCGTTCAAGGGTCATGGGATGCATGTCGCCGCTGGCCAGCTTGCTCATGAAGATGTTGTAGTCGGGATACTGGTGCGCCGCGCGCGGCAGGCTCAGGGTCTCGGCCTTGCCAAGGCTGCGCAGGTACAGGCGTTTTTCGGTGATGTTCAGTTCAATTTCGTCAACGCCAAGCCATTTCTTGATATCCTGAAGGTATTTCTTCTGGATGAGTATGCCCTCTTCGGGCAGCCGCTCGGCAAGCTCGTCATGGGTAAAGGATACAAGGGCGAACTGGTGGCCGTTAAGACCGCACACGTCGATGCGCCCGTTGCCCTTGGGCTTCATGCACAGGCAGGCTATGGCGTCCATGGCGTCGTCCTCGCTGATGCAGAACGTCACCTTGTCCAGCACGTCCTGAAGAAAGTCTCCTGACCAGGTCACGGTGTTTTCTTCAGGAAAGGTGGAAAAATTCTGAAACCATTCAGCGCCGCTTACCGGCAGTTTATAAGAGCGGCGGCCCTGTTCAATGAGCAGATTGCCCGACGCCTCGTCAAGGGAAAGATGCAGCACGCCCGAAGGCAGCTGACGCACCAGATCCACAAAGGCTCTGCCCTGCACCCCTATGAGGCCGGGCTCCGCCACTTCTGCCTGATAGCAGCCCGTGAACTCGATGTTGGCGTCCGTGGACATGACCGAAAGCCCGCCGTTATCCGCCTTGAGCCAGATGGAGCGCAGATACTGCGCCCCTGCCTTGGCGGGAATAATGGCAACGGCCTTCAGCAGACCTTCGATGATCTGTTCTTTATTCACAGTTAGTTTCATAAATTCTTTCCTTAACTATTATTAGCGCTGTTTCTATGTGCGTAATTTATAAAACGCATTGTAAAAACTGAACTTTTTATGGAACACTCCAGGTTGCGTTCAGGGAACGCCGGGAACAACCACCTGGGATATCCAGCAGCAGCGAGGGGTCAGGGTGTTTTTAATTCAAGTTCTGTCACTAACGTTTGGACCCTTTTGTCACTAACTAGAAGTTTGTTAATCTTTTTAATGGAATGGATGACAGTACTATGGTCACGTCCGCCAAAAGCCCTGCCAAGTTCCGGGTAGGAAAGCCCCAGTTTTTTACGGCAGACGTACATGGCAATCTGCCGGGCCAGCACCAGATCAGGCCGGCGCTTGACGCCAAGAACGTCTTCGGTCTTGAGGTTAAGACTCTTGGCCACATCGGACAGAATTTCGCGGCAGCCAGGCATTTTTTCAGCCACGCCCGTGCGCACGATATTTTCCAGGTCTATCTGGGTCAGATTGTGGCCTTTGACCGCGCAATACGCGCCGACCTTGAGCATGAGCCCCTGTAAAAGACGGAACTGCGAACAGCGCTGCGCAAGAAAAAGCAGCTGTTCGCGGGTAAGGGGCAGGCGGCGCTCCTTGCACATGAGTTGCAGATAGCGCAGCCGCACATCAAGGTCAGGTTCCATCAATTCCACCACAAGGCCGCTTTCAAGCCGGGAACGCAGGCGTTCGTCCAGGGTCTTGAGCGTTTGCGGGTGGCCGGAACAGGCAAAAATCATGCGGGCGGCGGCTCTGCCCCTGCCTTCCTTACGCAGGGGCGTGCAGCACGAGAAAGCGCCGCCCTGCTGCTGGGCAGGGGAAACGCCGGTCTCCTGCCTGCCGGGACAGGCGTCCATACAAGCCACAAGGTTGCCCTGCCAGCCGCTGTGACCCGACATGTCCTGTATGTCGTCCAGAATGAGGACATCGTAGCGCTGCCAGAAAAGTTCGGGCCTTTTGGCCCACACCGTGTCTTCAGTGCAAAAACGGGCCGCATTGGCGCAGACCATGCGCGCCGTGTCCGTGGTGCGCGCCAGCGTGGCTGCAATGGCTTGCAGGAGATGGCTTTTACCCGTGCCGCTGCGCCCGCAGACCAGAAAAGGATTATAGGCCGTGGATTCGGTGTGTTCGGCAATTTCTCTGGCCGTGACCAAAGGAAAGGTGTTTTTGTTGTTAAAAATGAACCCGGCAAAAGGGTCTTCACGGGTGGCTTCGCTCGCGGCGCTGTCAGAGCCGGAATCCGCGCTGCCGGGCATGTGGGCAGGCATGTGGGCTTCCACAGCCTGCGCCTGAGGTGCGGCGCGCTCGTAGACGATTTGCGGAGCCGGCCTTGCGCTCAGTCCTTCAAAGTGGTGGTTGAGGGCCTCTTCAAAGGCGGCGCGCTTGTGGCGGCTGAACCATGCCGCGAAATACATGTGCGGAAAAACCACCCGCAGAGTGTTCTCTTCCTGGCGCAGTGTAAGGCTGTCCAGCCAGGAGGTTTCCCCCGCGATGGCCTGATGCTCCGCCAGTATGTCCCGCAACTCGTTTTTCAGCATAGTTCTATGTTCAGTGCCCGTACAGGGCGTGCCCTGTGGATAAAGGCTTGATCCGCAGGGTTGTTCCCGGCCCCGTTTTTTTCGGCTTCCGCCATACAGGAACAAGGGATGTTCATAACACAAAAGATGAACGCAAACAAGTGGCGCGTCCTGACCCGCAAGGAGGGCAGCTTGTGGACAACTGTGGAAAACCGCACGCTTTCTGGCAGGCCTGGCAGTAACCACATATCCTGCCCGCATCTTTGCGGCGCGGCAGGGGATATCTGTACTGCGGGCTGCTTTAGAGCAATTTCAAAATGAAATTGCTCTGGCGGAGGCGGGAGCAGACGCCCGCCGCAGACGCTCGCGCAGAGGCGCAAGCGCAGCCTCAGCAGTGCTTAGCGCAATGTGCTGGCCGCAGTACTGCCGTATTTTTCGGGCAACGCGGCTGGCCCAAATCCCCTGAACTGGACAAGGCTTGTCCCCATGGGTATAAGCTCTCAATGGGGTTTACGATGAAAAGACTATGGTTGATTGGGGCTCTGCTGCTGGTGCTGCTGGGTTTTGTTCTGGCGCGCCATGCCGGGGTGCCCTCTTTTATATCCGGCAACGGGGCTGCGCCGCAACAGGAACAGACCACAACGGCGGACAGCGGCGCTGTCGGTGAAAACGCCGCTCCGGACGCGGCCCGGCCTTCCGGGCCTGAAACAGACGCCGCATCCCACCCGGATTCCGTTGCTCAAGATTCTTCCTCTCCCCAAAAAACAGGCGTCGCCAGTGCAACCGGCTCGACAGCAGGGCAGACAGCCGATGGCGCTGGCCCGGATTCAGCCAATGGCGCCGAAGCCGCCACTGGAGCCGAAGCCGATACCGACGCCGTGGACGCAGGGGCCGCGCCCGGCGAGGCGGTGGTCAGGGGAACCTTTGAAAAAGGCGATACTGTCAGCAAGGTGCTTGAAAGCGCCGGTGGCCAGGGTGTGCAGCAGTATGTCAGCGCCGCCCGCCAGGTTTTTTCCATGCGTTCTTTCCGCGAAGGCCAGCCCTATCTTGTTGTGACCGACAAGGAATCCGGGCAGGTCAAACGCTTTGAATACGAGATAGACAGCCGCCGCCGCCTCGTGGTGGAAGGAAGCGAAAATCCCGCCGCGCGCGTGGAGCCCATCGAGTACGTGGTGCTGCTGAGTTCGGTTGAAGGCAGCATCAGCGACAACCTTTTTCAGGCCGTGGCGGATTTGGGCGAAAGCCCGCAGATGGCCCTCAAACTGGCTGATCTTTTCGGCTCTGAAATCAACTTCATCCGTGATCTGCAGCCTGGCGACTCTTTTTCCGTCCTGGTGGAAAAGCGCTACCGGGACAGCGAATACAAGGGCTATGGGCGCATTCTTGCCGCCCACTTCACCAACAAGGGCAAAACCTTTGAGGCCTACCTCTTTCGTGACGGCAACCAGCGGGCCGAATATTATAACCGCAAAGGCGAAAACCTGCGCAAAACCTTGCTGCAGGCTCCTCTGGCCTTCACGCGCATAAGCTCCCGCTTTACAAACAGCCGTTTGCACCCCATATTGAATTATACGCGGGCTCACCACGGCGTGGACTACGCCGCGCCCACGGGAACGCCCGTCAAGGCCGTCGGTGAAGGCGTGGTGACACAGCGCGGCTGGGCCGGAGGCTATGGCAACCAGATCATCGTCAAGCACTCTGCCAGTCTTGAGTCCATGTATGCCCATCTTTCGGGCTACGCGCGGGGGCTGGCCACGGGCCAGCGGGTGCGTCAGGGACAGGTCATAGGATTTGTGGGCAGCACGGGCCTGGCCACCGGGCCGCACCTGGATTTCCGGCTTCGGCAGAACGGGAAGTTCATTGACCCCACCAAGGCCATCAACCCGCGTGGCGAGCCGGTTCCCAAAAGGGCCATGGCGGAATTTGAAAAGACGGTGGCCCTGGAACTGGCCTATCTCAAGGGAGAAAAAAATCTCTCGGAATACGCGGTGGACAGTGTGGTGCCGGATGCGCCCGTAGCGCCCGTTGCCGCGCCCGAAAAGCCCGTGAATAAAGAAAAGAGCAAACCCGCCAGGAAGAGTCGGCGCTGACGACGCCGCCCCCGCAAGGAGGGCAGCCATGATGTACTTTGAACCCATGTCCGGTCTGGCCGTGGTGGTGCAGAACACCCCGCCCGACACATCGGATGTCATCTCCTATCCGCCTTCCGTCATCAATGACGGCACGGCTGCGGCCGACCAGCTTTTGTCCGCAGAAAGCGCCCAGTCATTCATGCAGATGCAGTTCAGAATGTCCGCCGCGAACATCCTTGGCCTGGGAGCCGTCACCAGCGGCTGGGCCTGATTTTATAAAACAAACAGCGCGATAAACCCGCCGCAATTCCGGCCTGAAAACAGGTTGAGGATTGCGGCGGGTTTTTTTAGCCTGAAAAATGTGAATAACTTATATAACTATTAAAAATAATTAATTATTTTTTATATATGGCAAAAGGTGCCGGGGCTAGCCCGGGCTACGTGTCTTGCCCTCGCAGTCTGTCAGTTTTTGTTCAGCAGCTTTGCGGCAAAGGCCGCCGCGCCAAAGCCGTTATCTATGTTGAGGGTGGCCACGCCGGGTACGCATGTGCTGAGCATGGTGGAAAGGGCGGCAAACCCCCCTGCTCCGACGCCGTATCCCACCGATGTGGGCACAGCCAGAACCGGGCAGGAAACAAGGCCGGCCAGCACCCCTGGCAACGCGCCTTCCATACCGGCAACGGCAATGATGACCCGCGCCTTGCGCAGGGCTTCCACATGGGCTGTGAGCCTGTCAAGACCGGCCACGCCCACGTCTGAGACAAGACCGCAATCTTTGTCCCAGAAAGCCAGGCAGCAGTATGCCTCAAGGGCCACAGGAATATCCGCCGCTCCTGCGGTCACAATCATGACTTCGCCCTCTTGCGGCCAGGGGGGCTGTACGGCCCTGGCAAATTTCGAGGAACCGCCAAGGGCGAAAAGCCGGGAGTCGGGCCAGTAACTGCCCACGGAAAAGCGCTCTTCAAGCAGCGCGGCCTGATGAGGATTCACGCGGCTGACCAGCACTGGGCCGTGATGCGACAGCCCCTCCACAGCGGCCAGCAGGGCAGCGTCGCTTTTTCCCTGGGCCAGAACCACTTCGGAAAGGCTGGTGCGCAAGGCGCGCTGCGGGTCAAGGGTAAGCCCGTGCAGGGTATCCCGCACAGCCTGTGTGCCAAGAAGTTCCAGGGCGTTTTCTGGCTTGAGGCCGCCTGTGGACACCTGTTCCAGAATTTTGAGTAATTGGGGTTTGGACATGCCCCTTTGTATACGGCAGGCTTTGCCTCTTGTCAGCAGTGTTGTGCGTCCGGCAGCGGCGCGGCAGCTCCGCGTTCTTGCCGTGCGGACGTCTGTTCACGCAGCCGCCCGAGCAGGAGACTGACAATGCAAAAGGTACATTGCTCTCTGCGTGCGGGGGCGCATCTATGTAAAGTTTTACTGTCTTTTGGCATCCCTTGGTTGCATTGTATCGCACGACACGGTAAGAAAAATTC
This DNA window, taken from Desulfovibrio sp. 86, encodes the following:
- the larB gene encoding nickel pincer cofactor biosynthesis protein LarB, yielding MSKPQLLKILEQVSTGGLKPENALELLGTQAVRDTLHGLTLDPQRALRTSLSEVVLAQGKSDAALLAAVEGLSHHGPVLVSRVNPHQAALLEERFSVGSYWPDSRLFALGGSSKFARAVQPPWPQEGEVMIVTAGAADIPVALEAYCCLAFWDKDCGLVSDVGVAGLDRLTAHVEALRKARVIIAVAGMEGALPGVLAGLVSCPVLAVPTSVGYGVGAGGFAALSTMLSTCVPGVATLNIDNGFGAAAFAAKLLNKN
- a CDS encoding helix-turn-helix domain-containing protein, with the protein product MLKNELRDILAEHQAIAGETSWLDSLTLRQEENTLRVVFPHMYFAAWFSRHKRAAFEEALNHHFEGLSARPAPQIVYERAAPQAQAVEAHMPAHMPGSADSGSDSAASEATREDPFAGFIFNNKNTFPLVTAREIAEHTESTAYNPFLVCGRSGTGKSHLLQAIAATLARTTDTARMVCANAARFCTEDTVWAKRPELFWQRYDVLILDDIQDMSGHSGWQGNLVACMDACPGRQETGVSPAQQQGGAFSCCTPLRKEGRGRAAARMIFACSGHPQTLKTLDERLRSRLESGLVVELMEPDLDVRLRYLQLMCKERRLPLTREQLLFLAQRCSQFRLLQGLMLKVGAYCAVKGHNLTQIDLENIVRTGVAEKMPGCREILSDVAKSLNLKTEDVLGVKRRPDLVLARQIAMYVCRKKLGLSYPELGRAFGGRDHSTVIHSIKKINKLLVSDKRVQTLVTELELKTP
- the dnaN gene encoding DNA polymerase III subunit beta — translated: MKLTVNKEQIIEGLLKAVAIIPAKAGAQYLRSIWLKADNGGLSVMSTDANIEFTGCYQAEVAEPGLIGVQGRAFVDLVRQLPSGVLHLSLDEASGNLLIEQGRRSYKLPVSGAEWFQNFSTFPEENTVTWSGDFLQDVLDKVTFCISEDDAMDAIACLCMKPKGNGRIDVCGLNGHQFALVSFTHDELAERLPEEGILIQKKYLQDIKKWLGVDEIELNITEKRLYLRSLGKAETLSLPRAAHQYPDYNIFMSKLASGDMHPMTLERKEAMEALGRILIFNTESDRCTYMDLSASEALLSAQGQDVGSANESLEVAYGGDIKRIAFPTRSLMDVLGHFVSAKIDMMLTGAEGPCGVRGADDPDYTVIIMPMKVSETTYYSEEDV
- a CDS encoding M23 family metallopeptidase, with product MKRLWLIGALLLVLLGFVLARHAGVPSFISGNGAAPQQEQTTTADSGAVGENAAPDAARPSGPETDAASHPDSVAQDSSSPQKTGVASATGSTAGQTADGAGPDSANGAEAATGAEADTDAVDAGAAPGEAVVRGTFEKGDTVSKVLESAGGQGVQQYVSAARQVFSMRSFREGQPYLVVTDKESGQVKRFEYEIDSRRRLVVEGSENPAARVEPIEYVVLLSSVEGSISDNLFQAVADLGESPQMALKLADLFGSEINFIRDLQPGDSFSVLVEKRYRDSEYKGYGRILAAHFTNKGKTFEAYLFRDGNQRAEYYNRKGENLRKTLLQAPLAFTRISSRFTNSRLHPILNYTRAHHGVDYAAPTGTPVKAVGEGVVTQRGWAGGYGNQIIVKHSASLESMYAHLSGYARGLATGQRVRQGQVIGFVGSTGLATGPHLDFRLRQNGKFIDPTKAINPRGEPVPKRAMAEFEKTVALELAYLKGEKNLSEYAVDSVVPDAPVAPVAAPEKPVNKEKSKPARKSRR